GGCCTGGAGGGCGAGCTCGACGAACGCCGTGCCCGGTACGACGACGTTACCGGCCACGACATGGTCGGCGAGCCAAGGATGTGTACGGACCGACAGGCGGGACGTCAGCAGCAGCGTGTCGGACCCGGCGACCGTGACGGCCGCGCCGAGCAGCGGATGTTCCGCGGGGGCGAGGCCCAGACCGCGTGCGTCGGCGGCGGCGCGGGACGGCTCCAGCCAGTAGCGCTGCCGCTGGAAGGCGTACGTCGGCAGCGCCACCCGGCGCGCACCGCTGCCCTCGAACAGGGCGGCCCAGTCGACGCGTGTGCCCCGGACGAAGAGCTCGGCGAGTCCCGTGAGCAGCGTCTCGGCCTCCGGGCGCCCCTTGCGCAGCACGGAGAAGGACGGCGCGGTCGCCGGGTCCACGAGCCCGCTCAGCACCGGGTCGGGACCGATCTCCAGCAGCCGTCCGGTACCCAGCGATCCTGTGGCGGCGGCCAGGGCGTCGCGGAAGAGGACGGGGCGACGTACCTGCTGGACCCAGTAGGAGGGGGTCGTCCAGTCGGTCTCGCCGACGACCTCACCCGTGACCGATGAGGCCGCCGCGAGCAGGGGGCGACGGTAGGTGATCTGTTCGGCGACGGTGGTGAACTCGTCGAGCATCGGCTCCATGAGCGGTGAGTGGAAGGCGTGCGAGACGCGGAGACGGGTGACCCGGCGCCCGCGTTCACGAACCGCCGCCATGACCCGCTCGACACCTTCCTCGGTGCCGGAGACGACCACGGCAGTAGGGCCGTTGACGGCGGCGATCGTCACGTCAGCGGTGAGCAGGTCGGCGATCTCCGACTCGTCGGCCTCGACGGCGGCCATCGCGCCACCCTCGGGCAACGCCTGCATCAGGCGGGCGCGAGCTGCCACCAGCCTTACGGCATCGGGGAGTTCGAAGACCCCGGCCGTGTACGCGGCCGCGTACTCACCGATCGAGTGACCCAACACCACATCCGGCGCCACACCCCACGACCGCAGCAGCTCAACGCACGCCACCTGAACCGCGAACAACGCCGCCTGCGCATAACCCGTGCGATCGAGAAGACCACCATCCGCGAACAACACCTCACGCAACGGCAGCGGGAAACCGTCCACGCCCGACAGCTCGGCCTCCAGCAGCGCCACCGTCTCATCGAAGGCACGGGCGAACTGCGGGTAGGCGGAGCGCAGTTCACGCCCCATACCGGGCCGCTGACTGCCCTGACCGGTGAACATCCAGGCCGTACGGCCCTCCGTGACCACACCGCTCACCGTGAGCCCCGACCCCAGCACGTCACCGTCACGGCCAAGGAGCACCGCCCGGTGTTCCAGCGCGGCCCGGGTCGTCGCCAGCGACAACCCGACGTCCTCCGAACTGCCGTCATGGGCGTGCGCTACCAGCCGTGCCGTAGCAGCACGCAAGGCATCGGCAGTGCGAGCCGACACGACCCACGGAGTCACCGGGAGGTCGGACGCGGCGTCCGGCTTGCGCGGCGAAGTAGCCGCCGGGGCCTCTTCGAGGATGACGTGGGCGTTGGTCCCGCTGATCCCGAAGGACGACACGCCTGCCCGACGCGGACGCTCACCGCGCGGCCAAGCCCGCTCCTCCGTCAGCAACTCCACCGCACCCGCCGACCAGTCCACGTGAGACGACGGCTCATCGACATGCAACGTGCGCGGCAGAGTCTGCTCACGCAGGGCCATCACCATCTTGACCACGCTCGCGACACCGGCTGCCGCCTGCGCGTGCCCGATGTTCGACTTGATCGAGCCGAGCCAGAGGGGATCGTCGTCGGTGCGGGCCTGACCATAAGTGGCGAGCAGCGCCTGAGCCTCGATGGGATCACCGAGCCGGGTACCCGTGCCGTGCGCCTCGACGGCATCGACCTCGGCAGCGTCCACTCCCGCGGCAGCCAATGCCTGCCGGATCACCCGCTGCTGCGACGGACCGTTCGGCGCGGTCAGCCCATTGGACGCACCGTCCTGATTGACCGCCGAGCCCCGCACCACAGCCAGCACCGGATGGTTGTTCAGCCGGGCATCGGACAGGCGCTCCAGAACCAGAACACCGCCACCCTCGGCCCAGCCCGTCCCATCGGCGCCGTCGGCGAACGACTTGCACCGACCGTCACCCGCCAACCCACCCTGCCGCGCGAACTCCAGGAAGATCGTCGGCGTCGCCATGACGGTCGCGCCGCCGGCCAAGGCAAGATCACACTCACCCGACCGCAACGCCTGGCACGCCAGATGCAGAGCGACCAGAGCCGACGAGCAGGCCGTGTCCACGGACATCGCCGGGCCCTCCAGCCCCAGGGCGTAAGCCAGGCGACCGGACGCGACGCTGGGTGTGCTGCCCGTCAGCAGGTACCCCTCAGTGTTGCCCTGCGGATCGTCGACCGTGCCGCTGCCGTAGCCGTTGGCGGAAACGCCGGCGTAGACACCCGTAGCGGTTCCGCGTAGCGACGACGGGTCGATCCCCGCGTCCTCCAACGCCTCCCACGCCGTCTCCAACAGCAACCGCTGCTGCGGATCCATCGCCAGCGCCTCACGCGGCGAGATCCCGAACAACTCTGCGTCAAAGAGCGCAGCACCCTCAACGAAGCCGCCAACCGCGGCCAGACCCTCCAACAGGGCAGGGTCCCAGCCACGATCCGCCGGCAGCGACGACAGCCCGTCCCTGCCCTCCACGAGCAGATCCCACAAACCCACAGCGGAATCCGCCCCACCCGGGAAACGACAGCCCATGCCCACGATCGCCACCGGCTCATCGACAGCAGTCGCCGCATGACCACGCGCTTGCGAGGGAGTCTGTGCGCTGATCTCGCCGAGGACCTGTTCGAGGAGGTAGTCGGTCAGTGAGTTGGGGTTCGGGTGGTCGAAGACGAGCGTGGCGGGGAGCGTGACGCCGGTCGCGGAACCGAGTCGGTTACGCAGGTCGACGGCGGTCAGCGAGTCGAACCCGAGGTCCTTGAAACTGCGGGTCTCGTCCACGGACGCAGCCGAGGCATGACCGAGCGCCACGGCAACCTGCGCCTGGACCAACTCCAGTACGGCCCTGCGCTGTTCAGCAGGCGCCAACCCGCCGAGTCGACGCGCCAGCTCACCACCGGCCGCAGTGGCAGCGCCGACAGCACGACGACGTGCCCGGAGCGGCACCAGGTCGTGCAGGACGGCAGGCAGAGCACCGTGGCCGGCCTCGCCGAGCGCCGAAGTGCGCAGGGCTACGGGGACGGCGATCGGGTCGTTCACGAGCAGCGCGGCGTCGAGGAGAGCGAGCCCCTCGCCCGTCTCCAGCGCAGGGAAGCCCTGCCGGGCCATCCGCTCCAGCTCGGCCCGGCCCAAAGTTCCGCCCATACCGTCGGCGTTCGCCCACATGCCCCACGCCAGCGACACGGCAGGCAGACCTTGGGCCCTGCGATTCAGGGCCAAGGCATCCAGCACGTTGTTCGCCGCCGAGTACGCCGCCTGACCCGCATTACCCACCACACCCGCGAACGACGAGAACAGCACGAACGCCGACAGCTCACGATCAGCCGTCAACTCATGCAGATGCAGGGCCGATTCAGCCTTCGCGGCCACCACACGGCCCACACGCTCAGCCGACAGATCACCGATCAGACCGTCGTCGAGTACGCCCGCCGCATGCACGACACCCGACAGGTCAACCCCATCCAGGACCGCGGCCAGCGACTCACGATCAGCCACATCACAAGCCCGCACACCGACCCGAGCACCCAACTGTTCGAGCTCAGCCACGAGTTCACAGGCGCCCGGAGCCGCCGCACCACGCCGCGACACCAGCAGCAGGTCCCGTACACCGTGCACAGCGACCAGGTGCCGGGCGACCTCCGCACCCAGCCCACCCGTACCGCCCGTGATCAGCACCGTGCCCGCGCCGCCCCACGGCGACGGCACCCGCAGCACGACCTTCCCGACATGCTTGGCCTGCCCCAGCAGGCGCAGCGCCTCCGGCGCCCGACCCACGTCGAAGGTCGTCACCGGGTTCGGCCGCAGCGCACTCCGCTCGAACAGCTCCAGCAGGGCGGCCCACATCTCGGCGATCCGGTCGGGACCCGCGTCGATGAGATCGAAGGCGGTGTAGTCGATGCCGTACTCGGCCCGTACCTCCTCGGCGTCACGGATGTCGGTCTTGCCCATCTCCACGAACCGGCCACCGGGCCGAACCAACCGCAGCGACGCGTCCACGAACTCACCGGCGAGCGAGTCCAGCACCACATCCACACCCGACTGGAACCGCTGCTCGAACTCCGTGGTCCGCGACGAAGCGATCCGCTCCTCCGCAACCCCAAGCTCACGCACGACCGGCCACTTCGGCTCGCTCGCCGTTCCGTACACCTCGCCGCCCAAGTGCTGGGCCAGCTGCACGGCAGCCATCCCCACACCACCGGCGGCCGAGTGCACCAGCACCGACTCCCCGGCCTGCAACCCGGCCAGGTCCACCAGGGCGTAGTAGGCGGTCAGGAACACGATCGGCACCGACGCCGCCTGCTCGAACGACCACCCCTCCGGGATCCGGGTGAGCAGGCGGCCGTCGGTCACGGCCGTCGGTGTGAACGCCCCGTCCAGCAGACCCATCACGCGATCCCCGGCCGCAAGGCCGGTCACCTCCGGGCCCACCTCCACGACGACGCCAGCGCCCTCGTGCCCGAGCCGTCCGGCATCACCCGGATACATGCCGAGGACGTTCAGTACGTCACGGAAGTTCACGCCCGCCGCCCGTACCGCGACCCGCACCTCACCGGCTCGCAGCGCACGCGGCTCCTCCGGAACCAGAGCCACACCGTCCAGCCGCCCCTGGGTCACCACATCCATCCGCCAACCGGCACCCGCGCCCACCGGCGGCACGAGCACATCCCCGCCGGCGAGGCGGGCCAAGCGCGGCACCCGGGCACTCCCCCGGCGGATCAACACCTCGCCCACCGTCTCCGGCACCGCCGCGAGCGTCTCCCAGGAGGTGGGGTCGAGGTCGAGGTCGGCGAGGGCGATACGGCCCGGGTATTCGGTCATGGCCGTGCGGACCAGGCCGCGTACGGCGGCCGCCGAAGGGTCGGTGAGGGGTTCCTCGTCGTCGGTCGGACCCGAGAGCACGATCAGCAGGCGGGAGTCGGCGAGGCGCGGCTCCCGCAGCCAGTCCTGGATGATGCCGAGTGTCTCGGTGACGGTCTTTCGGAGGGGGCGGGCTGGGGCCGTCGTGACCGGGAAGGCAACGGTGCTCGGCGTCTGCGCGCCGGCGTCGAGTGCCGTACGCAGAGCCTCCAGGTCGGTGTACGGGGTGCCGTAACGGGCCGTGTCCCCGCCGAGGACGGCCCATTCGGTGCTCCGGGCGTCCCCGGTCTGGCCCAGCGGGCGCCAGTCGACGCGGAACAGGGCATCCCGGACGAACGAGTCGCCGCGCTCCAGCTCCGTCGGGGCGACCGGGCGCAGCAGGAGGCTGTCGATGGTGGCGACCGGTTCGCCGGTGGCGTCGGCGACGCGGAGTTCGACCGTGTCGTCGCCTCGCGGTGTGAGTCGGACGCGGATCGTGGACGCGCCCACGGCGGACACTTCCACGCCGGACCACAGGAAGGGCAGTCGGGTGCCGTCGTGCTCCCAGAGGCCCAGGACGTGCAGCACCGAGTCCAGCAGCGCCGGGTGCACGCCGTATCCCTCGCCGCCGTCGGTGGCCGCTTCGGGCAGCGTGGCCTGGACGAACCAGTCCTCACCTGAGCGCCATACGGCTTCCAGGCCGCGGAACGCCGGGCCGTAGGACAGGCCCGCCGACTCCAATCGCTCGTACAGTCCGTCGAGTTCGATCTGCTCCGCGTCCTGCGGCGGCCACACACGCAGGTCCCAGGGCTCTGCCGTCGGCGCGGTCTCGGCGATGGTCCCGGAGGCGTGGAGCGTCCAGGGCAGTTCGTCGGCCGTGTCGTGCGGGCGGGCATGGATGCGCAGGGCCCGGTGTCCGGCGGCGTCCGGGGACTCCACGCCCACCTGGAGTTCGACCGGCCGGTCCGTCGGGAGGACGAGAGGGGCGTGGAGGGTGAGGTCGTCGATGCGGTCGCAGCCGGCCCGTTCCCCGGCGGCCAGCGCCAGTTCCAGCAGCGCGGTGCCGGGGACGATCACCGTGCCGGCCACGACGTGGCCCGCCAGCCACGGCTGGTCGGCGACGGACAGCCGTGCCGTCAGCAGCAGCGTGTCGGTGTCGGCGACGGACACGGCGGCGCCGAGCAGCGGGTGCCGGACCGGGCGCAGGCCGAGGCCCGCGGCGTCGGCGGTGGTGCGCGGTGCTTCGAGCCAGTAGCGGCGGCGCTGGAAGGCGTACGTCGGCAGGGGCACCTCGCGTGCGCCCGTGCCGGCGAAGACGGCCGTCCAGTCGACCGTGGTGCCGCGTACGAACAGCTCGGCCACGGCGGTGAGGGCCGTCTCCCGTTCGTCGCGGTCGCGGCGCAGCACACATGCCGCCGGGACCGTGTCCACGAGCGCGGACAGGACGGGGTCGGGGCCGAGTTCGAGGAAGCGGGCGACGCCGAGTTCGTCCACTGCGCTGCGGGCGGCGGTGTGGAAGCGTACGGCCTCCCGCACCTGCCGTACCCAGTAGTCCGGCGTCGTCCAGTCGTCGCCGTCGAGCACGGCGCCGGTCAGGGTGCTCACCGCGTGGAGGGTGGGGCGGTGGTAGGTCACCTGGGCGGCGATGCCCGCGAACTCCGCCAGCATCGGTTCCATGAGCGGCGAGTGGAATGCGTGCGAGACGTGCAGCGGTGTGGCCCTGCGGCCCTGTTGACGTGCCGCGTCGAGCAGTTGTCGTACGGCGTCGTCGTGCCCGGAGACGACGACCGAGGTGGCGCTGTTGACGGCGGCGATGACGACGCCGTCCGTGAGGAGCTCGGTGACCTCCGCCTCCGTGCCCTCGATCGCGGCCATCGCACCGCCCTCGGGCAGGGCCCGCATGAGCCGTGCGCGGGCCGCCACCAGCCGTACCGCGTCAGGGAGTTCAAGTACTCCGGCCGCGTGGGCGGCGGCGAACTCGCCCACCGAATGGCCCAAGACGACCTCGGGTTCGGTGCCCCAGGAGCGCAGGAGTCGGATGAGGGCCACTTGCAGGGCGAAGAGGGCGGACTGGGCGTAGCCGGTGTCCTGGAGGGCCTTCTCGTCGTCGCCGAAGAGGACGGAGCGCAGGGGCTCCTGCGGGAAGGCCAGTTCGGTGTCGAGGAGTGCGCAGACCTCGTCGAGGGCGGCGGCGAACTCGGGGAAGGTGGCGGCGAGTTCCCGTCCCATGCCGGGGCGCTGGCTGCCCTGACCGGTGAACATCCAGGCCGTACGGCCCTCCGTCGCCGCGCCCTTGATCACGGGTGCGGCGAGCTGTGCGCGCAGGTCGTCGAGGTCGCGGCCGAGGACGACCGCTCGATGGTCGAGGGCGGCGCGGGTGGCCGCCAGGGAGAAGCCGGTGTCCAGGGGGTCGCCGTCGACCGAGGCGAGTCGTTCGATCTGGCCGTGCAGGGCATCGGCCCCGCGTGCGGAGACCACCCACGGAATCACGGGGAGTTCGACCGCCTGGGACGGGACAGCCGGTGCCTCGGTCTCCTCGACAGCGGACTCGTCGGGCTCCGGGGCGCCTTCGGATGCCGTCGCGGCAGTGGCCGAGGCCTCCTCGATGACGACATGGGCGTTCGTGCCGCTGATGCCGAACGACGACACCCCCGCCCGACGCGGACGCGCGCCTCGCGGCCACGCCCGCTCCTCGGTCAGCAGCCGTACCGCACCCGCCTCCCAGTCCACGTGGGAGGACGGCCGGTCGGCGTGCAGGGTGCGGGGCATGCGTTCGGCGCGCAGCGCCATGACCATCTTGATGACGCCGGCGGCGCCCGCGGCGGCCTGCGTGTGCCCGAGGT
The DNA window shown above is from Streptomyces chartreusis and carries:
- a CDS encoding type I polyketide synthase encodes the protein MPTDDKTLTYLKRLTTDLRQTRQRLREVEARDHEPIAIVGMGCRFPGGVDSPESLWDLVASGGEGVSEFPANRGWDLTGLFGDGPGQSSSRQGGFLHDGADFDAELFGISPREALAMDPQQRLLLETSWEALERAGVDPLSLRGSRTGVFAGLMYHDYASRLPATPDEVEGLLANGNAGSVFSGRVAYVFGFEGPAVTVDTACSSSLVAMHLACQSLRSGECDTALAAGVTVMATPATFVEFSRQGGLASDGRCKAFAESADGTGWSEGAGVLVLMRLSEARRQGRPVLAVVRGTAVNQDGASNGLTAPNGPSQQRVIRQALANAGLSPAEVDAVEAHGTGTRLGDPIEAQALLATYGQARDDDGEPVWLGSVKSNLGHTQAAAGAAGVIKMVMALRAERMPRTLHADRPSSHVDWEAGAVRLLTEERAWPRGARPRRAGVSSFGISGTNAHVVIEEASATAATASEGAPEPDESAVEETEAPAVPSQAVELPVIPWVVSARGADALHGQIERLASVDGDPLDTGFSLAATRAALDHRAVVLGRDLDDLRAQLAAPVIKGAATEGRTAWMFTGQGSQRPGMGRELAATFPEFAAALDEVCALLDTELAFPQEPLRSVLFGDDEKALQDTGYAQSALFALQVALIRLLRSWGTEPEVVLGHSVGEFAAAHAAGVLELPDAVRLVAARARLMRALPEGGAMAAIEGTEAEVTELLTDGVVIAAVNSATSVVVSGHDDAVRQLLDAARQQGRRATPLHVSHAFHSPLMEPMLAEFAGIAAQVTYHRPTLHAVSTLTGAVLDGDDWTTPDYWVRQVREAVRFHTAARSAVDELGVARFLELGPDPVLSALVDTVPAACVLRRDRDERETALTAVAELFVRGTTVDWTAVFAGTGAREVPLPTYAFQRRRYWLEAPRTTADAAGLGLRPVRHPLLGAAVSVADTDTLLLTARLSVADQPWLAGHVVAGTVIVPGTALLELALAAGERAGCDRIDDLTLHAPLVLPTDRPVELQVGVESPDAAGHRALRIHARPHDTADELPWTLHASGTIAETAPTAEPWDLRVWPPQDAEQIELDGLYERLESAGLSYGPAFRGLEAVWRSGEDWFVQATLPEAATDGGEGYGVHPALLDSVLHVLGLWEHDGTRLPFLWSGVEVSAVGASTIRVRLTPRGDDTVELRVADATGEPVATIDSLLLRPVAPTELERGDSFVRDALFRVDWRPLGQTGDARSTEWAVLGGDTARYGTPYTDLEALRTALDAGAQTPSTVAFPVTTAPARPLRKTVTETLGIIQDWLREPRLADSRLLIVLSGPTDDEEPLTDPSAAAVRGLVRTAMTEYPGRIALADLDLDPTSWETLAAVPETVGEVLIRRGSARVPRLARLAGGDVLVPPVGAGAGWRMDVVTQGRLDGVALVPEEPRALRAGEVRVAVRAAGVNFRDVLNVLGMYPGDAGRLGHEGAGVVVEVGPEVTGLAAGDRVMGLLDGAFTPTAVTDGRLLTRIPEGWSFEQAASVPIVFLTAYYALVDLAGLQAGESVLVHSAAGGVGMAAVQLAQHLGGEVYGTASEPKWPVVRELGVAEERIASSRTTEFEQRFQSGVDVVLDSLAGEFVDASLRLVRPGGRFVEMGKTDIRDAEEVRAEYGIDYTAFDLIDAGPDRIAEMWAALLELFERSALRPNPVTTFDVGRAPEALRLLGQAKHVGKVVLRVPSPWGGAGTVLITGGTGGLGAEVARHLVAVHGVRDLLLVSRRGAAAPGACELVAELEQLGARVGVRACDVADRESLAAVLDGVDLSGVVHAAGVLDDGLIGDLSAERVGRVVAAKAESALHLHELTADRELSAFVLFSSFAGVVGNAGQAAYSAANNVLDALALNRRAQGLPAVSLAWGMWANADGMGGTLGRAELERMARQGFPALETGEGLALLDAALLVNDPIAVPVALRTSALGEAGHGALPAVLHDLVPLRARRRAVGAATAAGGELARRLGGLAPAEQRRAVLELVQAQVAVALGHASAASVDETRSFKDLGFDSLTAVDLRNRLGSATGVTLPATLVFDHPNPNSLTDYLLEQVLGEISAQTPSQARGHAATAVDEPVAIVGMGCRFPGGADSAVGLWDLLVEGRDGLSSLPADRGWDPALLEGLAAVGGFVEGAALFDAELFGISPREALAMDPQQRLLLETAWEALEDAGIDPSSLRGTATGVYAGVSANGYGSGTVDDPQGNTEGYLLTGSTPSVASGRLAYALGLEGPAMSVDTACSSALVALHLACQALRSGECDLALAGGATVMATPTIFLEFARQGGLAGDGRCKSFADGADGTGWAEGGGVLVLERLSDARLNNHPVLAVVRGSAVNQDGASNGLTAPNGPSQQRVIRQALAAAGVDAAEVDAVEAHGTGTRLGDPIEAQALLATYGQARTDDDPLWLGSIKSNIGHAQAAAGVASVVKMVMALREQTLPRTLHVDEPSSHVDWSAGAVELLTEERAWPRGERPRRAGVSSFGISGTNAHVILEEAPAATSPRKPDAASDLPVTPWVVSARTADALRAATARLVAHAHDGSSEDVGLSLATTRAALEHRAVLLGRDGDVLGSGLTVSGVVTEGRTAWMFTGQGSQRPGMGRELRSAYPQFARAFDETVALLEAELSGVDGFPLPLREVLFADGGLLDRTGYAQAALFAVQVACVELLRSWGVAPDVVLGHSIGEYAAAYTAGVFELPDAVRLVAARARLMQALPEGGAMAAVEADESEIADLLTADVTIAAVNGPTAVVVSGTEEGVERVMAAVRERGRRVTRLRVSHAFHSPLMEPMLDEFTTVAEQITYRRPLLAAASSVTGEVVGETDWTTPSYWVQQVRRPVLFRDALAAATGSLGTGRLLEIGPDPVLSGLVDPATAPSFSVLRKGRPEAETLLTGLAELFVRGTRVDWAALFEGSGARRVALPTYAFQRQRYWLEPSRAAADARGLGLAPAEHPLLGAAVTVAGSDTLLLTSRLSVRTHPWLADHVVAGNVVVPGTAFVELALQAGDRAGCGRLAELTLQAPLVLPPAGDVTVQITVETPAADDVEARTLRIYARPDDATPDQPWTEHATGLLDDAATMPPAAPELRAWPPAGARELDLDGLYERLHQSGLSYGPTFRGLARAWASGGDLLVEAALPEPATGEATAFGLHPALLDSVLHALALRAGDEQGALLPFLWSGAAFHTAGAGVVRARLTPRGSDTYALHVADAAGAPVAVVDSLVLRPVSAADLTRAATGPDGLFRLDWVPAPPTDRPETARTGHWAETARTGHWAETARTGHWAVVGDRVTAAWRESGVPTKHYADLDDLISAMEAGEAAPAAVGLVVAANSGEVLSPVADLLGAMRTWLAHERWADTPLVALTTGAVAPHHASGTDAPDLSGAGAWGLVRSAISEHPGRLALADIDGTAASFRTLAERLAPLDEPQLALRDGETWVPRLVRMASGGILVPPAATPGRTWRMEVAGQGRLDGVAPITEEPRPLGPTEVRVAVRAAGVNFRDVLNVLGTYPGDAGRLGHEGAGVVVEVGPEVTGLVVGDRVMGLLDGAFGPLAVSDARLLARVPEGWSFEQAASVPIVFLTAYYALVDLAGLKQGESVLIHAAAGGVGMAAVQLARHLGAEVYATASEPKWPVLRDLGIDDERIASSRTTEFEQRFKSGVDVVLDALAGEFVDASLRLVRPGGRFIEMGKADVRDPEQVAATHRGVTYRAFDTFDAGPERIAGMWAALLELFDQGVLRPVPVTSYDLSRAPEALRLLGQAKHVGKVVLRVPSPWGGEGAVLITGGTGGLGAEVARHLVTEHGVQDLLLVSRSGLNAAGAAELRDELAELGAQVEVRACDVSDRAALAAVLDGVEIAGVVHAAGVLDDGLVADLTPERLAGVMAAKADSALYLHELTADRDLSAFVLFSSFAGVVGNAGQAAYSAANNILDALAATRRAQGLPAVSLAWGMWEAGMGGRLPQADVARLRRGGLPPLAASEALALMDAALVVNEPNAVPVALRASALSGGPVPSVLRDLVTSAGRRWGAAASGGAADGGGLVERLRGLGSVERDRVLLDTVLAEVAGVLGHASAGAVDASRAFKELGFDSLTAVDLRNRLNGVTGLQLPATLIFDHPTILSLRDHLGAELVPADDGDTTFLMGELDKLRTVLAETAPAADDNVRAAIGDRLQQLLATWSAGAGEGSGQDADNRVVLDDATDDELFALLDDKPWVAE